The candidate division WOR-3 bacterium genome includes a region encoding these proteins:
- a CDS encoding DUF4159 domain-containing protein yields the protein MILNKIFLLAMLFSGYTIVVGQNLIIARLKYSGGGDWYNDPDAIPNLAKEMNKRTNLKTEEYEKVVSLNDEKLFNYPFLFMTGHGNVTFSDDEVRRLRTYLILGGFLYADDDYGMDESFRREIKKVFPENELVELPYEHPIYHLIYKFPSGLPKIHEHYEGAPKGYGIFYQGRLVVFYTWNSNISDGWTEAHDDPIEKREEAFKMGINIIAYALTH from the coding sequence ATGATTCTTAATAAAATATTTTTATTAGCGATGCTATTTAGTGGATACACTATAGTAGTTGGTCAAAATCTAATCATTGCCCGCTTAAAGTATTCTGGTGGCGGTGATTGGTATAATGACCCTGATGCAATTCCTAATTTAGCAAAGGAAATGAATAAAAGAACTAATTTGAAAACAGAGGAATATGAAAAAGTTGTTAGTCTTAATGATGAAAAATTATTTAACTATCCGTTTTTATTTATGACAGGACACGGTAATGTTACTTTTTCGGATGATGAAGTGAGACGATTAAGGACTTATCTTATTCTTGGCGGATTTTTATACGCTGACGATGATTACGGAATGGACGAATCTTTTCGACGCGAGATAAAAAAAGTTTTCCCGGAAAATGAATTAGTAGAACTTCCTTATGAACATCCAATTTACCATCTTATCTATAAATTTCCTTCAGGATTACCTAAAATCCATGAACATTATGAAGGAGCCCCTAAAGGTTACGGTATCTTTTATCAAGGACGGTTAGTCGTTTTTTATACCTGGAACTCTAATATTAGCGATGGCTGGACCGAAGCCCATGATGACCCAATAGAAAAACGCGAAGAAGCTTTCAAAATGGGTATTAATATCATTGCTTACGCATTAACCCATTAA
- a CDS encoding lamin tail domain-containing protein has protein sequence MQFYRIFCWFCGISFWGNLLNAQNILSNKKFSSRVVINEVMANPKGTNTSALSAEDRNEFIELYNITADTVDLSGWRIYDFQSYDNIIQWSDTTLLIRYPNVVINSTLLPPYSFAIILDPEYTASNPVGGYIQPYQLPDSLLVLTIGNTAFGDNGLATTDPILLFSPTGDSSSYGTPFNPNDSFPRRDYGSTNDGLSWERISPWAEDSIINWIRSLDTTGSTPGRDNSIFSYYDLAVSGFEHSPVIITENQNVTMFIKVTNYSYQFVGPCTLNVINDIDRDGFEDSGERLYICYDLSILPQSETTLSFVWQLVPKGEHLLEAIVVFARDQKPNNNRISRIIRVTSPTGNYSLTNKIFSPDGDGVDDTLFVQYNFPETKGTLKVSIYNLNAHLIKTYEYKKLTTQNGVITWDGKTENGNLAPIGIYIVLLEYKSKNYSITEKHSTVLAKKIK, from the coding sequence ATGCAATTTTATCGAATTTTTTGTTGGTTTTGCGGTATATCATTTTGGGGTAATCTCTTAAATGCACAAAATATCCTATCAAACAAAAAATTCTCTTCTCGCGTAGTAATAAATGAAGTTATGGCAAATCCCAAAGGAACGAATACATCAGCACTTTCTGCCGAAGACCGTAATGAATTCATTGAACTTTATAATATAACTGCTGATACAGTTGATTTATCTGGTTGGCGAATCTATGACTTTCAATCTTATGACAACATTATTCAATGGTCCGATACCACTCTGCTAATCCGTTATCCCAATGTAGTTATCAATTCTACTTTGCTTCCGCCTTACAGTTTTGCCATAATCTTAGACCCAGAATATACTGCGTCTAATCCAGTAGGTGGTTACATTCAACCTTATCAATTACCTGACAGTCTTTTAGTGCTTACAATAGGTAACACTGCTTTCGGTGATAATGGTTTAGCCACAACTGACCCAATTTTACTTTTTTCACCAACAGGCGATAGTTCCAGTTATGGCACACCATTTAACCCTAATGACTCTTTTCCTCGCCGGGATTATGGTTCTACTAACGACGGTTTGTCTTGGGAAAGAATCTCACCTTGGGCTGAAGATAGTATTATTAATTGGATTCGCTCCTTAGATACTACCGGCTCAACCCCAGGCAGAGATAATAGTATATTTTCCTATTATGATTTAGCGGTCAGTGGTTTTGAACATAGCCCGGTTATTATTACTGAAAATCAAAATGTTACGATGTTTATAAAAGTTACCAATTATAGTTACCAATTTGTTGGACCATGCACTTTGAATGTGATTAACGACATCGACCGAGATGGTTTTGAAGATTCTGGAGAGAGATTGTATATCTGTTATGACTTATCAATCTTACCTCAATCGGAGACGACGCTCAGTTTTGTCTGGCAATTAGTGCCTAAAGGCGAACATCTACTTGAAGCAATTGTCGTTTTTGCTCGAGACCAAAAACCTAACAATAATCGAATATCAAGAATTATCCGGGTGACATCGCCTACTGGTAATTATTCGCTTACTAATAAAATCTTCAGTCCTGATGGCGACGGCGTTGATGACACTCTATTTGTCCAATACAATTTTCCTGAAACTAAAGGAACATTAAAAGTTTCTATTTATAATTTAAACGCCCATTTGATTAAAACCTATGAATATAAGAAACTGACAACTCAAAACGGAGTAATAACCTGGGACGGCAAAACAGAAAATGGTAATCTCGCACCAATTGGCATTTATATCGTGCTTTTAGAATATAAGTCTAAAAATTACTCAATTACGGAAAAACATTCTACAGTCTTAGCTAAAAAGATAAAATAA
- a CDS encoding PHP domain-containing protein, with translation MNLFRSIFKPVKTDMRFCDLHIHTVFSDGLLTPEQVVIKAKECGLSAIGIVDHDSIGGVEPAKRQGKKEGLEVVPAVEMSCVLGENDIHIIGYYIDYKNKKLKEFLADIQQKRVARAKSMVERLAKQGARVDWHRVLELAGVGSVGRPHIAQVLVEEGYVSCYDEAFWKFLGYHCPAYVPKEKLSPKEAIKLIRRFHGIPVLAHPMSYQNRAMISFLIDEGIVGLEVWRVEHTENEINFLLNLVMIRNLVAVGGSDCHGGRKGKILIGELKIPYQYLERLKHAR, from the coding sequence ATGAACCTTTTTAGGTCGATTTTTAAGCCGGTCAAAACGGATATGCGTTTTTGTGATTTACATATCCATACGGTTTTCTCTGACGGACTGCTAACTCCAGAACAAGTGGTAATCAAAGCCAAAGAATGCGGTTTATCAGCAATTGGTATTGTCGACCATGATTCGATTGGAGGAGTTGAACCGGCAAAACGCCAAGGAAAAAAAGAAGGCTTAGAAGTAGTTCCCGCAGTAGAAATGAGTTGTGTTCTTGGCGAAAACGACATCCATATTATCGGCTATTATATTGATTATAAAAATAAAAAATTGAAAGAGTTCCTTGCTGATATTCAACAAAAACGTGTTGCTCGTGCGAAATCAATGGTAGAAAGACTTGCCAAACAAGGCGCAAGAGTTGATTGGCACCGAGTATTAGAATTAGCCGGGGTAGGTTCGGTCGGTCGACCGCATATTGCCCAGGTATTAGTTGAAGAAGGATATGTTTCCTGTTATGATGAGGCATTCTGGAAATTTCTTGGTTATCATTGTCCGGCGTATGTACCGAAAGAAAAACTTTCACCCAAAGAAGCCATCAAACTTATTCGTCGATTTCACGGTATCCCGGTATTGGCTCACCCGATGAGTTATCAAAACCGAGCAATGATTAGTTTTCTGATTGATGAAGGTATTGTCGGATTAGAAGTCTGGCGAGTGGAGCATACTGAAAACGAGATTAATTTTCTTTTAAATTTAGTGATGATTAGAAATTTAGTTGCGGTTGGCGGTTCTGATTGTCATGGCGGTCGCAAAGGAAAAATTCTAATTGGTGAATTAAAAATACCTTACCAATATCTCGAGAGATTAAAACATGCTCGATAG